CTCGTCGTGCCCATGGGCGTGAAGGCCGAGGACTACCAGGCCTTCTTTCCCTTGCTGTTCCGCATGAGCAACATCCGAGGCGCGCTGGTGACCATGCCGCACAAGGTCACCACCATGGCGCTGGTCGACGCGCTCACGCCGGCGGCGAAGATCGCGGGTGCCTGCAACGCGGTGCGCAAGGACGCGGACGGCCGGCTGGTCGGCGACCAGTTCGACGGTGCCGGCTTCGTGCGCGGCGTACAGCGCAAGGGCTGCAGGCTTGAGGGCGCGCGTGCGCTGGTCTCGGGCAGCGGCGGCGTGGGCTCGGCCATCGCCGCCTCGCTGGCCGCGGCCGGCGTGGCAGAGCTCACGCTCTTCGACACGCGGGCCGAATCGGCCCAGGCGCTCGGCGAGCGGCTGAGGGCCCACTACCCCACGCTGCGCGTGGCCACCGGCTCCAGGGACCCGGCCGGACAGGACCTGGTGGTCAATGCCACCCCGCTGGGCATGAAGGCGGGCGATCCGTTACCCTTCGACGTCGACCGCATCTCGCCTTCGACCTTCGTCGGCGAGGTCGTGATGAAATCCGAGTACACGCCGCTCCTGCGTGCCGCCCGCGACAAGGGCTGCGCGGTGCAGGTCGGCACCGACATGCTGTTCGAAATGATCCCCGCCTACCTCGAGTTCTTCGGCTACGGCACCGCCACGCCCGATGAGCTGCGAGCGACTGCGCGGGTAGCGTATTGAAAATGAAGCTCACACCCAGGCTTGCCCACCATGAGTATTTTTGAGGGCTTCCTCTCCACTTCCGAAACCCTGGCCGCCTTCAGCGACCACGCCTTCGTCGCCGCCATGCTGCGCTTCGAGGCCGCGCTGGCGCATGCGCAGGCGGCCGAGGGCCTGATTCCCGATTCCGCCGCGCGCTCCATCGTCGGCAGCTGCAAGGTCGAGCTTTTCGACGTTGCCAAGATCGTGCGCGAGAGCGGGCGCGCCGGCAGCGTGGCAATCCCGCTGGTCAAGAGCCTCAAGGAGTCGGTCGGCCTCTTCAATTCCGAGGCCGTGCCCTTCGTGCATTTCGGCAGTACCAGCCAGGACGTGATCGACAGCGCGATGGCCCTGGTCACGCGCGAGGCCGTGGCGCTGGTCGAAGCCGACCTGCGCAAGGCCGCGCAGGCATTGCTGGCGCATGCGAAGCAGCACGCCGCCACGCCGATCCTCGCGCGCACCTTGATGCAGCCGGCCTCGGTGACCAGCTTCGGCCTCAAGTGCGCGGGCTGGGCCGCGCCGCTGGTGCGCAGCCATGCGCGGCTGGCCGAGGCGGCGCGCCGCGCGCTGAACGTCCAGCTCGGCGGCGCGGTGGGGACGCTCGCGCAGATGAAAGGGCAGGGGCCGGCGGTGCGCCGCCGCATGGCACAGGAACTGGGCCTGGGCGATCCTGGCCAGACCTGGCACACGCAGCGCGACGAATGGGTGGCGCTCGGCTGCGAGCTGGGCCTGATGGTCGGCAGCCTCGGCAAGATCGCCAAGGACATCGCCCTCATGGGCCAGTACGAAGTCGGTGAAGTGGCCGAGCCCAGCGAGCCCGGCCGGGGCGGTTCCTCCGCCATGCCGCATAAGCGCAATCCCGTGGCGTCGATGGTGGCATTGGCGGCCGCGCATCGCGCACCGCAGCGCGTGGCCGCGCTGCTGGCCGCCATGCCGCAGGAGCACGAGCGTGCACTGGGTGCGTGGCAGGCCGAGCTGGGCGAATGGCCGCAACTGCTGATGTGCGCCCACGGCAGCGTGCGCGCGCTGGCCGGGGCCTTGCCCGGCCTGCAGATCGATGCCGCGCGCATGCGTGGCAACATCGAGCGCCTGCGCGCCGAGCTGCCGAGCGAGGCCGCGGACGAATGGTTCGACCCGGCCATGGCCGGCGCGGCCTCCACCATCGCGCTGGCGCAGGTCCAGGACCTGCAGGACCAGCTCAACGAACGGAACACGCAACGATGACCGCATCCTCCCCGCCTGCCGGCGACTACGAAGCC
Above is a window of Variovorax sp. RA8 DNA encoding:
- a CDS encoding shikimate dehydrogenase family protein, whose amino-acid sequence is MMTISGKTTLIAHLGYPTESFKAPMIYNPWFEASGIDALVVPMGVKAEDYQAFFPLLFRMSNIRGALVTMPHKVTTMALVDALTPAAKIAGACNAVRKDADGRLVGDQFDGAGFVRGVQRKGCRLEGARALVSGSGGVGSAIAASLAAAGVAELTLFDTRAESAQALGERLRAHYPTLRVATGSRDPAGQDLVVNATPLGMKAGDPLPFDVDRISPSTFVGEVVMKSEYTPLLRAARDKGCAVQVGTDMLFEMIPAYLEFFGYGTATPDELRATARVAY
- the pcaB gene encoding 3-carboxy-cis,cis-muconate cycloisomerase, whose protein sequence is MSIFEGFLSTSETLAAFSDHAFVAAMLRFEAALAHAQAAEGLIPDSAARSIVGSCKVELFDVAKIVRESGRAGSVAIPLVKSLKESVGLFNSEAVPFVHFGSTSQDVIDSAMALVTREAVALVEADLRKAAQALLAHAKQHAATPILARTLMQPASVTSFGLKCAGWAAPLVRSHARLAEAARRALNVQLGGAVGTLAQMKGQGPAVRRRMAQELGLGDPGQTWHTQRDEWVALGCELGLMVGSLGKIAKDIALMGQYEVGEVAEPSEPGRGGSSAMPHKRNPVASMVALAAAHRAPQRVAALLAAMPQEHERALGAWQAELGEWPQLLMCAHGSVRALAGALPGLQIDAARMRGNIERLRAELPSEAADEWFDPAMAGAASTIALAQVQDLQDQLNERNTQR